The following proteins are co-located in the Salvelinus sp. IW2-2015 linkage group LG36, ASM291031v2, whole genome shotgun sequence genome:
- the LOC139023810 gene encoding ephrin type-A receptor 6-like, whose translation MGEENRKDILLLGICKLFSAHENFGLVILSIEEGYRLPAPMGCPVVLHQLMLHCWQKERSQRPKFTDVVSFLDKLIRNPSSLLALVEDIQGLAESPGEVVDYHMFISIGDWLGSIKMSQYKSSFVAAGFSTLDSVAQMSIEDVRRIGVVLIGHQRRIVSSIQTLRLQLLHENGFHV comes from the exons ATGGGAGAAGAGAACAGAAAGGATATTTTGCTTTTGGGCATCTGTAAACTATTTTCCGCTCACGAGAACTTTGGTTTG GTGATCCTGTCCATAGAGGAGGGCTACCGTCTCCCTGCTCCAATGGGCTGCCCCGTGGTTCTACACCAGCTGATGCTACACTGCTGGCAGAAGGAGAGGAGCCAGAGGCCCAAGTTCACTGATGTGGTCTCCTTCCTGGACAAGCTGATCAGGAACCCCAGCAGCCTGCTGGCCCTGGTGGAAGATATACAGGG TCTAGCAGAGTCCCCAGGAGAGGTGGTGGACTACCACATGTTCATCTCCATCGGGGATTGGTTGGGTTCCATCAAGATGAGCCAATACAAGAGTAGCTTTGTGGCAGCAGGATTCAGCACACTGGACTCTGTGGCACAGATGAGTATTGA AGACGTGCGGAGGATCGGGGTGGTGTTGATTGGCCACCAGAGGAGGATCGTCAGCAGCATTCAGACCCTCCGACTGCAGCTATTACACGAGAATGGCTTCCATGTATGA